A portion of the Methanococcus voltae genome contains these proteins:
- a CDS encoding formylmethanofuran dehydrogenase subunit B, producing the protein MAEKIFKDIMCPVCGGTCDDIEIVWDEENRKIEVRNACKMGAAKFNEIVSHHRIMSPLIADKEKAEKREAEWDEALTKAAEILANAKRPLLFMGAETSCEAMTVGLHMGEYLGGIVDSNSTIUHGPSLMGVQEAGKPGSTAGETKNRADLIIYWGTNPMDSMPRHLSRYAVFPRGYFTEKGRNDRKVITVDPRRSATAQASDLHVQLKPNSDYELFSALLIAVRGKRPHPSIEQVTGVPVDTIMEMAAMMKKAKFGSIYGGLGLASSYGKHRNIECVMTLVKELQRYTKFTIGLIRGHCNVAGFNVLASYLYGFPFGIDFSRGYPRYNPGEFTTNDLLREKEVDAVLVMCADLGAHLPQDSSKYLNKIPVVCLDIAPCPTTSTANVVLPGVIDAIECNGTFYRFDEIPMHYRPFAESPFPYTKSNEDTMKQLFAKVKEIKEGQPNL; encoded by the coding sequence ATGGCTGAAAAGATTTTTAAAGACATCATGTGCCCCGTATGTGGTGGTACTTGTGATGACATTGAAATCGTCTGGGATGAAGAGAATAGAAAAATTGAAGTAAGGAACGCTTGTAAAATGGGTGCAGCTAAATTTAACGAGATAGTTAGTCACCACAGGATTATGAGCCCTTTAATCGCAGACAAGGAAAAAGCAGAAAAAAGAGAAGCAGAATGGGACGAAGCACTGACCAAAGCTGCTGAAATATTAGCAAACGCTAAAAGACCTTTATTATTCATGGGTGCAGAAACCTCCTGTGAAGCGATGACTGTAGGATTACACATGGGGGAATACCTTGGCGGTATTGTAGACTCCAATTCCACAATATGACACGGCCCTTCCTTAATGGGAGTTCAAGAAGCTGGTAAACCTGGTTCAACAGCAGGGGAGACCAAAAACAGAGCCGACTTGATAATATATTGGGGAACCAATCCTATGGACTCAATGCCTAGACATTTATCAAGGTATGCAGTATTCCCAAGAGGATACTTTACAGAAAAAGGTAGAAACGACAGAAAAGTTATTACTGTGGACCCAAGAAGGTCAGCTACCGCACAAGCATCTGACTTGCACGTTCAGTTGAAACCTAATTCCGATTACGAATTGTTCTCAGCTTTACTTATAGCAGTTAGAGGAAAAAGACCACACCCAAGTATTGAACAAGTAACTGGTGTACCTGTCGATACAATTATGGAAATGGCAGCTATGATGAAAAAAGCTAAATTCGGTTCAATTTACGGCGGTTTAGGTCTAGCTTCATCATACGGTAAACACAGAAATATTGAATGTGTTATGACCTTAGTAAAAGAATTACAAAGATACACTAAATTCACCATCGGTTTAATCAGAGGACACTGTAACGTTGCAGGATTTAACGTTCTTGCTTCATACCTATACGGTTTCCCATTCGGTATCGACTTTTCAAGAGGATACCCTAGATATAACCCAGGGGAATTTACTACAAACGACTTGTTGAGAGAAAAAGAAGTTGATGCAGTACTTGTAATGTGTGCTGACTTAGGTGCCCACTTACCACAAGACTCATCAAAATATTTAAACAAAATACCAGTTGTATGTTTAGATATTGCTCCTTGTCCAACAACTTCAACAGCAAACGTTGTATTGCCAGGTGTTATCGATGCAATTGAATGTAACGGTACATTCTATAGATTCGATGAAATACCAATGCACTATAGACCATTTGCTGAATCTCCATTCCCATACACCAAAAGCAACGAAGACACAATGAAACAATTGTTTGCTAAGGTAAAAGAGATTAAAGAAGGACAACCAAATCTATAA